A genomic region of Rhizobium sp. NXC24 contains the following coding sequences:
- a CDS encoding DeoR/GlpR family DNA-binding transcription regulator, which yields MSDISQVPLHSNHREREILEELRLAGGASRIQFLAERLAVSEETIRRNIRSLEANGLVTKVHGGVHIKDSIIEQPLHFRMNENAEAKRMIAARVAAMIQNGDTLFLDIGSTTAFIAVALQKHQNLFIVTNAVSVAHALATRNGNRVFFAGGELRSHDGGAFGMEATNFLRRFNVRHAILSVGAVNAVSGFMLHDLEEAEYSREAARRAENRIIVADSAKFGRSAPIVIDDPGIYDMMVTDELPPPDIRAMLDRNEIDLVVASQRRMEQF from the coding sequence ATGTCGGACATCTCGCAGGTGCCGCTTCATTCGAACCATCGGGAACGCGAGATCCTGGAGGAGCTTCGGCTCGCCGGCGGCGCAAGCCGCATTCAGTTTCTCGCCGAGCGGCTGGCGGTTTCGGAGGAGACCATCCGCCGCAATATCCGCAGCCTGGAGGCCAATGGTCTCGTCACCAAGGTTCATGGCGGTGTCCATATCAAGGACTCCATCATCGAGCAGCCGCTGCATTTCCGGATGAACGAGAATGCCGAGGCCAAACGCATGATCGCGGCCCGCGTCGCGGCAATGATCCAGAACGGCGATACGCTCTTCCTCGACATAGGTTCCACGACGGCCTTCATCGCCGTTGCGCTGCAGAAGCATCAAAACCTGTTCATCGTCACCAATGCCGTCTCGGTCGCCCATGCGCTTGCGACCCGCAACGGCAATCGCGTTTTCTTTGCCGGCGGCGAACTGCGCAGCCACGACGGCGGCGCCTTTGGCATGGAAGCGACCAACTTCCTGCGCCGCTTCAATGTTCGCCATGCCATATTGTCCGTGGGCGCCGTCAACGCCGTCTCCGGCTTCATGCTGCATGATCTGGAGGAGGCGGAATATTCCCGCGAAGCAGCGCGACGGGCCGAAAACCGCATCATCGTCGCCGACAGCGCCAAATTTGGGCGCAGCGCCCCAATCGTCATTGATGATCCCGGCATCTATGACATGATGGTCACCGACGAGCTGCCGCCTCCCGATATCCGTGCCATGCTCGACCGCAACGAGATCGACCTCGTCGTCGCCAGCCAGCGCCGGATGGAGCAGTTCTGA
- a CDS encoding type II toxin-antitoxin system VapC family toxin yields MYLIDTNIISEARRGTIEAISWLRTADPSTVYLSVITLGEVMRGIALKRRTDPRAAAHLEEWLRKLRHDHSGRILPITDQIAVEWGRIAALRPRGDADGLIAATAIVHDLIVVTRNVSDFDDTGVSVINPWDQASY; encoded by the coding sequence ATGTATCTGATCGATACCAATATCATTTCTGAAGCGCGTCGCGGCACTATCGAAGCGATATCCTGGCTGCGCACAGCCGACCCATCGACCGTCTATCTCAGCGTCATCACACTCGGCGAAGTCATGCGCGGGATCGCCCTTAAGCGAAGGACCGATCCACGCGCCGCCGCACATCTGGAAGAATGGCTGCGCAAGCTTCGCCACGATCACAGCGGCCGCATCCTGCCCATCACGGACCAAATCGCCGTCGAATGGGGCCGCATCGCCGCGCTACGTCCTCGCGGCGATGCCGACGGGCTGATCGCGGCCACTGCAATCGTCCATGATCTGATTGTCGTTACGCGCAATGTCAGCGATTTTGACGATACCGGCGTGTCGGTGATCAATCCTTGGGATCAGGCATCTTACTGA
- a CDS encoding LysR substrate-binding domain-containing protein, whose amino-acid sequence MTFEQLAIFVAVAEREHLTHAAEAIHLTPSAVSAAIKNLEAYYGVELFHRVGRRIELTETGRTFLGEAKATLARVRSAELMLSELGGLQRGRLSLRASQTIASYWLPPVLMRFHRDYPGIELDLTIGNTRTVTEAVIEGTAELGFVEGEVDAPVLSMKVVAQDALVIVVPPSHRWADGRRLTVADLDTGTSWVMREEGSGTRSEFENAIIKLGTSPHDLSVALVLPSNEAVLSAVCSGQSAAAISSAAAMAYLQQGLLVRAAFDLPVRSFRLLRHKERHASKAALTLEAMCRS is encoded by the coding sequence ATGACTTTCGAGCAACTCGCTATCTTCGTCGCCGTCGCCGAGCGGGAGCATCTGACCCATGCGGCAGAGGCTATTCATCTGACGCCGTCTGCCGTCAGTGCGGCCATCAAGAACCTCGAAGCCTATTACGGCGTCGAGCTGTTTCATCGTGTCGGCCGGCGGATCGAGCTTACGGAAACCGGCCGGACCTTTCTCGGCGAAGCGAAGGCGACGCTGGCCCGCGTGCGTTCGGCAGAGCTCATGCTTTCCGAACTCGGCGGACTGCAGCGCGGCCGGCTCAGCCTGCGCGCCAGCCAGACCATCGCTAGCTATTGGCTGCCGCCCGTGCTGATGCGCTTTCACCGCGACTATCCCGGCATCGAGCTCGATTTGACCATCGGCAACACGCGTACGGTCACCGAGGCGGTCATCGAAGGCACTGCTGAATTAGGTTTTGTCGAAGGGGAGGTGGATGCGCCGGTTCTGTCGATGAAAGTCGTGGCGCAGGATGCGCTTGTCATCGTCGTGCCGCCAAGTCATCGCTGGGCCGATGGCCGGAGGCTGACTGTTGCCGACCTTGACACCGGTACATCGTGGGTGATGCGGGAGGAAGGTTCGGGTACGCGGTCCGAATTTGAAAACGCCATCATCAAGCTCGGCACTTCACCGCATGATCTCAGTGTGGCGCTGGTGCTGCCGTCGAACGAGGCCGTGCTGTCGGCGGTCTGCTCCGGGCAGAGCGCGGCGGCGATTTCCAGCGCGGCGGCCATGGCTTATCTACAGCAGGGATTGCTGGTGCGCGCGGCCTTCGACCTGCCGGTCCGCAGCTTCCGTCTGCTGCGCCACAAAGAGCGCCATGCCAGCAAGGCGGCGCTGACCCTGGAGGCCATGTGCCGGAGCTGA
- a CDS encoding alpha/beta hydrolase, whose amino-acid sequence MTDTTYVHRVKPGAPGKPILFTFHGTGGDENQFFDFGSRLLPEATIVSPRGDVSEHGAARFFRRTGEGVYDMADLARATEKMAAYVKSLAVDHGASQVLGLGFSNGANILANVLIEHGDLFDAAVLMHPLIPFQPRDNARLDGRRVLITAGERDPISPAPVTKALADYFTRQKAVVTLDWHLGGHDIRQNEIEAIRGFFAPYAEM is encoded by the coding sequence ATGACGGATACGACTTATGTGCACCGGGTAAAGCCCGGTGCACCTGGCAAACCTATTCTATTCACCTTCCACGGTACGGGCGGTGACGAGAACCAGTTCTTCGATTTCGGCAGCCGCCTGCTGCCGGAAGCGACCATCGTCTCGCCGCGTGGCGATGTTTCGGAACATGGTGCGGCGCGCTTTTTCCGGCGCACGGGCGAGGGCGTCTACGACATGGCGGACCTTGCCCGCGCAACGGAAAAGATGGCGGCCTATGTCAAAAGCCTGGCGGTCGACCACGGCGCTTCGCAGGTGCTTGGCCTCGGTTTCTCCAATGGCGCGAATATTCTCGCCAATGTGCTGATCGAGCATGGCGATCTCTTCGACGCCGCCGTGCTGATGCATCCGCTCATTCCGTTCCAGCCGCGCGACAATGCCAGGCTCGACGGCCGCCGGGTGTTGATCACCGCCGGTGAACGCGACCCGATCTCGCCGGCGCCGGTGACCAAAGCGCTGGCGGATTATTTCACGCGGCAGAAGGCCGTGGTGACACTCGATTGGCATCTAGGCGGCCATGATATCCGCCAGAACGAGATCGAGGCGATCCGAGGTTTCTTCGCGCCATATGCTGAAATGTGA
- a CDS encoding FAD-dependent oxidoreductase, with translation MRELPHTAKAVVIGGGIVGCSTAYHLAKLGLTDTVLLERKKLTSGTTFHAAGLVGQLRTSANITQMLGYSVDLYRRLEAETGLATGWKMNGGLRLACNEERWTEVKRQATTAQSFGLQMHLLTPKEAFDLWPLMDTDDLVGAAYLPTDGQANPSDITQALAKGARMAGVSIFEDTEVLDLEIDKGRIRAVITDKGRIECERVVVCAGQWTRSFAARFGVNVPLVSVEHQYLITESFGVPSNLPTLRDPDRLTYYKEEVGGLVMGGYEPNPIPWAVDGIPKEFHYTLLDSNFNHFEQIMEQALMRVPALQTAGIKQLLNGPESFTPDGNFILGEAPELRNFFVGAGFNAFGIASAGGAGMALAEWVAKGEPPYDLWPVDIRRFGRPHFDTDWVRTRTLEAYGKHYTMAWPFEEHSSGRPCRKSPLYDRLKAQGACFGEKLGWERPNWFADLFAGEEPKDIYTYGRQNWFDAVGREHRAVREAAVIFDQTSFAKFVLKGRDAEAAISWIASNDVAKPVGALTYTQMLNDRGGIECDVTVARVAENEFYITTGTGFATHDFDWIARNIPADMHAELVDVTSAYSVLSLMGPHSRRVLESVTSNDVSNAAFPFLRVKTIGIAGCPVRALRMTYVGELGYELHVPVEYAATVYDTLMAAGRNHGLVNAGYRAIESCRLEKGYRAWGSDIGPDHTPVEAGLSWAVKMKKNIAFRGREAIERQLVSGVKKLFACFVPDDPEIVLLGRETIYRDGQRVGWLSSGGYGHTIGKPIGYGYIRDPDGVTEDFVLGGRYELDVAQRRVPCQVSLEPLYDPQMARVKG, from the coding sequence ATGAGGGAACTGCCACATACAGCAAAGGCGGTCGTCATCGGCGGAGGGATCGTCGGCTGTTCAACAGCCTATCACCTTGCCAAGCTCGGCTTGACAGACACGGTCTTGCTGGAGCGAAAGAAGCTGACCTCGGGAACTACGTTCCATGCGGCCGGTCTTGTCGGACAATTGCGGACCAGCGCCAATATCACGCAGATGCTCGGCTATTCCGTCGATCTTTACAGGAGGCTGGAGGCCGAGACCGGGCTTGCTACCGGCTGGAAGATGAACGGCGGCCTGCGCCTCGCCTGCAATGAGGAACGCTGGACGGAGGTGAAGCGGCAGGCAACGACGGCGCAATCCTTCGGGCTGCAGATGCATCTGCTGACGCCTAAGGAGGCCTTCGATCTCTGGCCGCTGATGGATACAGACGATCTCGTCGGTGCCGCCTATCTGCCGACCGACGGGCAGGCCAATCCCTCCGATATCACCCAGGCGCTGGCGAAGGGCGCCCGCATGGCCGGCGTTTCGATTTTCGAGGATACCGAAGTTCTCGATCTGGAGATCGACAAGGGCAGGATTCGTGCCGTTATCACCGACAAGGGCCGCATCGAATGTGAGCGTGTCGTGGTCTGCGCCGGGCAGTGGACACGGAGCTTTGCGGCGCGCTTCGGTGTCAACGTGCCGCTCGTCTCCGTCGAGCACCAGTATCTCATCACCGAATCCTTCGGGGTCCCCTCCAACCTGCCGACGCTGCGCGATCCCGACAGGTTGACCTATTACAAGGAAGAGGTCGGCGGGTTGGTGATGGGCGGTTATGAACCCAATCCGATCCCCTGGGCGGTCGACGGCATTCCCAAGGAGTTTCACTACACGCTGCTCGACAGCAACTTCAATCACTTCGAGCAGATCATGGAGCAGGCCCTGATGCGTGTGCCGGCGCTGCAGACGGCGGGCATCAAGCAGCTTCTGAACGGGCCTGAGAGCTTTACGCCCGACGGCAATTTCATCCTCGGCGAGGCGCCGGAACTCCGGAACTTTTTCGTCGGCGCCGGCTTCAACGCCTTCGGCATCGCGTCGGCCGGCGGGGCCGGCATGGCGCTCGCCGAGTGGGTGGCGAAGGGCGAGCCGCCCTACGATCTCTGGCCCGTCGACATCAGACGCTTCGGCCGCCCGCATTTCGACACGGATTGGGTGCGCACCCGCACGCTCGAGGCTTATGGCAAACATTACACCATGGCCTGGCCGTTCGAAGAGCATTCAAGCGGCCGCCCCTGCCGCAAGTCGCCGCTTTACGACCGGCTGAAGGCGCAAGGCGCCTGTTTCGGCGAAAAGCTCGGCTGGGAGCGTCCAAACTGGTTCGCCGATCTTTTTGCCGGCGAGGAGCCGAAGGATATCTATACCTATGGCCGCCAGAACTGGTTCGATGCGGTCGGTCGCGAGCACCGAGCGGTGCGCGAGGCAGCCGTGATCTTCGATCAGACGTCTTTTGCAAAATTCGTGCTGAAGGGACGAGACGCCGAAGCGGCGATCTCGTGGATCGCCTCCAACGACGTCGCCAAGCCGGTCGGCGCCCTGACCTATACGCAGATGCTGAATGACAGGGGCGGCATCGAATGCGATGTCACCGTGGCGCGCGTCGCCGAGAACGAATTCTACATCACGACAGGCACAGGCTTTGCCACGCATGATTTCGACTGGATCGCCCGGAATATTCCGGCCGACATGCATGCCGAACTGGTGGATGTCACCTCTGCCTATTCCGTGCTGTCGTTGATGGGACCGCATTCGCGCAGAGTGCTGGAATCCGTCACCTCGAACGATGTTTCGAACGCCGCGTTTCCTTTCCTGCGGGTGAAGACCATCGGCATTGCCGGCTGCCCGGTGCGAGCGCTGCGCATGACCTATGTCGGCGAGCTTGGCTACGAGCTGCATGTGCCGGTGGAATATGCGGCCACGGTCTACGATACGCTGATGGCCGCCGGTCGCAACCATGGGCTCGTCAATGCCGGCTACCGCGCGATCGAAAGTTGCCGGCTGGAAAAGGGCTATCGCGCCTGGGGCTCCGACATCGGCCCCGACCACACACCGGTCGAGGCCGGGTTGAGCTGGGCGGTGAAGATGAAAAAGAATATCGCCTTCCGCGGCCGGGAGGCCATCGAGCGGCAGTTGGTTTCTGGGGTGAAGAAGCTGTTTGCCTGCTTCGTGCCTGATGATCCGGAAATCGTGCTGCTTGGCCGCGAAACGATCTATCGTGACGGCCAACGTGTCGGTTGGTTGTCGAGCGGCGGCTATGGCCACACGATCGGCAAGCCGATCGGCTACGGCTATATCCGCGATCCCGATGGCGTGACCGAGGATTTCGTGCTTGGCGGCCGATATGAGCTGGACGTTGCCCAACGCCGTGTGCCTTGCCAGGTCTCATTGGAGCCGCTCTATGATCCGCAGATGGCGCGGGTTAAGGGGTGA
- a CDS encoding type II toxin-antitoxin system Phd/YefM family antitoxin, protein MDWPLQDAKNQFSKVVQKARSEGPQTVTLRGERAVVVLSAEDYDALRAGKPSLVDDLLSGPAWDDELADAVTTRDKTPSRDVAF, encoded by the coding sequence ATGGATTGGCCATTGCAAGACGCCAAGAATCAATTCTCGAAAGTCGTGCAGAAGGCACGCAGCGAAGGTCCGCAAACTGTGACACTGCGCGGCGAGCGCGCGGTCGTTGTTCTCTCCGCGGAAGACTATGACGCCTTGCGCGCGGGAAAGCCGAGCCTAGTGGACGATCTGCTATCGGGGCCAGCCTGGGATGATGAGCTGGCCGACGCGGTGACAACGCGAGACAAGACCCCAAGCCGGGATGTCGCCTTCTGA
- a CDS encoding VOC family protein has translation MLNQIKGLHHVTSMAEDARTNNKFFTDTLGLRRVKKTVNFDAPDVYHLYYGDEIGTPGTIMTYFPFPKMARGRPGTGEVGNTVFSVPEGAIGYWTDRLGKQGVEALKADESFGQKRLHFAGPDGDGFALVEVKDDRREPWTHGGVDAEHAIRGFHSVAMRLRDEGATAELLKYMGYEVVDTHEGVKRLAIPGGNGADFVDLETMPNIGRALPGAGSVHHVAFAVENRAKQLEVRKALLDTGYQVTPVIDRDYFWAIYFRTPGGVLFEVATNEPGFNRDEDTAHLGEALKLPEQHAHLRALLEQHLEPLDA, from the coding sequence ATGCTCAATCAGATCAAGGGTCTTCACCACGTTACCTCGATGGCGGAAGATGCCCGAACCAACAACAAGTTCTTCACGGATACGCTCGGCCTGCGCCGCGTCAAGAAGACGGTCAATTTCGACGCACCCGATGTCTATCACCTGTATTACGGTGACGAGATCGGCACGCCCGGTACGATCATGACCTATTTCCCGTTCCCGAAGATGGCTCGCGGCCGTCCGGGCACCGGCGAAGTCGGCAATACCGTTTTCTCCGTTCCGGAAGGCGCGATCGGCTATTGGACGGACCGGCTTGGCAAGCAGGGCGTCGAGGCTCTGAAGGCCGATGAGTCCTTCGGCCAGAAGCGCCTCCATTTCGCCGGCCCGGATGGCGACGGTTTCGCGCTCGTCGAGGTCAAGGACGATCGTCGTGAGCCCTGGACGCATGGCGGCGTCGATGCCGAGCATGCCATCAGGGGCTTTCATTCCGTCGCCATGCGGCTGCGGGACGAGGGCGCCACGGCTGAGCTGTTGAAATATATGGGCTATGAAGTGGTCGACACGCATGAAGGCGTCAAGCGGCTCGCCATTCCCGGCGGCAATGGTGCCGATTTTGTCGATCTTGAAACCATGCCGAACATCGGCCGCGCGCTTCCCGGCGCGGGTTCGGTCCACCACGTCGCCTTTGCCGTCGAAAACCGCGCAAAGCAGCTCGAAGTGCGTAAGGCGCTGTTGGACACGGGATATCAGGTGACGCCCGTCATCGATCGTGACTACTTCTGGGCGATCTATTTTCGCACGCCAGGCGGCGTGCTATTCGAGGTCGCCACGAACGAACCTGGTTTCAATCGTGACGAAGATACGGCCCATCTTGGCGAGGCACTGAAGCTGCCGGAACAGCACGCTCATCTGCGGGCGCTGCTCGAGCAGCATCTCGAACCGTTGGATGCTTAA
- a CDS encoding choline kinase family protein — protein MVVTPEDKIQALGIWRGSIEIAPLVGGITNRNYLVTDSGRRFVVRLGTDIPVHHISRANELAASKAAHAAGLSPAVIHHEPGILVLDYIDGKPLAAEDIRGPLMLERIVPLVRSCHQNVAKHFRGAAMIFWVFHVVRDYAAVLKEGGSRHEALLPSFLEIAERLEQAAGPFDIAFGHNDLLAGNFLDDGTRLWLIDWDYAGFNTPLFDLGGLASNNEFSERQETAMLEAYFEAPVSEDLCRRYQAMKCASLLRETMWSMVSEIHSHIDFDYSAYTSENLARFQRAYQSFRNS, from the coding sequence ATGGTCGTCACGCCCGAAGACAAGATCCAGGCTCTTGGTATCTGGCGCGGATCGATCGAGATCGCTCCGCTCGTGGGCGGCATCACCAATCGTAATTATCTGGTCACCGATAGCGGCCGACGTTTCGTCGTCCGGCTCGGGACGGACATTCCGGTGCACCATATCAGCCGCGCCAACGAACTGGCCGCGAGCAAGGCCGCGCATGCGGCGGGGTTGTCGCCTGCTGTCATTCACCATGAACCAGGCATCCTTGTGCTGGACTACATCGATGGAAAACCGCTTGCAGCGGAGGATATTCGCGGCCCTTTGATGCTGGAGCGCATTGTACCGCTTGTCCGTTCCTGCCACCAGAATGTCGCGAAACATTTTCGTGGCGCCGCGATGATCTTCTGGGTTTTTCATGTCGTGCGCGACTATGCCGCCGTTCTCAAAGAAGGCGGCAGCCGGCATGAAGCATTGCTGCCTTCCTTCCTCGAAATTGCCGAGCGATTGGAGCAGGCTGCTGGGCCTTTTGACATCGCTTTCGGCCACAATGATCTGCTGGCCGGCAATTTTCTCGACGATGGGACAAGGCTCTGGCTGATCGATTGGGATTATGCGGGATTCAACACGCCGCTCTTCGATCTCGGGGGGCTTGCCTCCAACAATGAATTCTCCGAACGCCAGGAAACGGCGATGTTGGAGGCCTATTTCGAGGCGCCGGTGAGCGAGGATCTGTGTCGGCGCTACCAGGCGATGAAATGCGCTTCGCTGTTGCGCGAGACGATGTGGAGCATGGTTTCCGAAATCCATTCCCATATCGATTTCGATTATTCAGCCTATACGAGCGAAAATCTGGCGCGATTTCAACGTGCCTATCAATCATTCCGGAATTCTTGA
- a CDS encoding septation protein IspZ codes for MPSLDGDSWWLYDPYRSRDKGRSAVKSFFDAVRLLLADLASSLFFVVLLSLTHNAALSACSAIAFGLVQIGIQYLRRKPIDTMEWLSLLLVIAAGAATLLTGDPRFALFKPSIIYSIVGVVMLKPGWMNRYLPAIARTVAPDVAIYVGFAWAGLMFLSAALNVFVAIAFDLSIWAVVMPAFGIGSKVVLMLAGFAAIRLTVRRRVRAMPEAEREALLISTGERMQSPSLATSTAGKL; via the coding sequence GTGCCATCTCTTGATGGCGATAGCTGGTGGCTTTATGACCCTTACAGAAGTCGCGACAAGGGCCGAAGTGCGGTGAAAAGCTTTTTCGATGCGGTCAGGCTGCTGCTCGCCGATTTGGCCTCCAGCCTATTTTTCGTCGTTCTGCTTTCCCTCACGCATAATGCGGCCCTTTCGGCTTGCTCGGCGATAGCGTTTGGCCTTGTCCAAATCGGGATTCAATACCTCCGACGGAAGCCAATCGATACCATGGAGTGGCTGAGCCTCCTTCTGGTCATTGCTGCAGGCGCGGCAACGCTGCTGACGGGCGATCCGCGTTTCGCGCTATTCAAGCCGAGCATTATCTACTCGATTGTCGGCGTGGTGATGCTTAAGCCGGGCTGGATGAATCGGTATCTGCCGGCTATCGCCCGCACAGTCGCGCCCGATGTCGCTATTTATGTGGGCTTTGCCTGGGCTGGCCTGATGTTCCTGTCCGCTGCGCTCAATGTGTTCGTTGCCATCGCCTTTGATCTATCCATATGGGCGGTCGTCATGCCGGCCTTCGGTATCGGCAGCAAAGTGGTGCTGATGCTGGCCGGATTTGCTGCGATCCGCCTCACGGTGAGGCGACGAGTACGTGCCATGCCTGAGGCCGAACGCGAAGCCTTGCTGATCTCGACGGGGGAGAGAATGCAATCGCCGTCTCTGGCGACGTCCACCGCCGGAAAGCTGTGA
- the ung gene encoding uracil-DNA glycosylase: MAEAGIKLEESWKEALSQEFVSPYMQQLKSFLVEEKQRGKVIFPRGSEYFRALDLTPLDEVQVVILGQDPYHGIGQAHGLCFSVRPGVRIPPSLVNIYKELETDLGIPPARHGFLESWAKQGVLLLNSVLTVEESQAASHQGKGWERFTDAVIRRVNDECDGVVFMLWGSYAQKKAAFVDTERHLVLKAAHPSPLSAHNGFLGCQHFSKANAYLAEHGKDPIDWSLPSDPGRQ, from the coding sequence ATGGCGGAAGCGGGCATCAAGCTGGAGGAAAGCTGGAAAGAGGCGCTGTCGCAGGAATTTGTCAGCCCCTATATGCAGCAGCTCAAATCCTTTCTCGTCGAAGAGAAACAGCGCGGCAAGGTGATCTTTCCGCGGGGCAGCGAATATTTTCGAGCCTTAGACCTGACACCGCTCGATGAAGTGCAGGTCGTGATCCTTGGGCAGGACCCCTATCATGGCATCGGCCAGGCGCATGGGCTTTGCTTCAGCGTTCGCCCCGGCGTACGTATCCCGCCGTCGCTGGTCAATATCTACAAGGAACTGGAGACCGATCTCGGCATCCCGCCGGCGCGTCATGGCTTTCTCGAAAGCTGGGCGAAGCAGGGCGTGCTTCTGCTCAACAGCGTGCTCACGGTCGAGGAATCCCAAGCCGCCTCACATCAGGGCAAGGGCTGGGAGCGCTTCACCGATGCCGTCATCCGCCGCGTCAACGACGAATGCGACGGCGTGGTCTTCATGCTTTGGGGCTCCTATGCGCAGAAGAAGGCTGCCTTCGTCGATACAGAGCGGCATCTCGTGCTGAAAGCCGCGCATCCATCGCCGCTTTCGGCCCATAACGGCTTCCTCGGCTGCCAGCATTTCTCCAAGGCGAATGCCTATCTTGCCGAACATGGCAAGGATCCGATCGACTGGTCCCTGCCGAGTGATCCGGGCCGTCAGTAA
- a CDS encoding YeiH family protein — translation MPLFHRANMILPGLALTSTVALLAYAGERIEIGILGGRWIESLVLAIALGIVVCTVKPLKPTLRPGIDFSAKILLEIAIVLLGASISLSAISGAGVWLIAGIAIVVVLSIVATYAIGRLLGLPPKLATLIACGNSICGNSAIVAVAPVIEAGSEEIAAALAFTAVLGIAAVFLLPLLYFHAGMSVPQYGVLAGLTVYAVPQVLAATAPVSMLAVQTGTLVKLVRVLMLGPVIFLLGIITKTETAGMDGRTGHRHSLVPWFICGFLGLMALRSFGLIPDALVAPMALTSNILTVIAMAALGLSVNIRSVAHAGGRVITAATLSLLTLGVVSYGLIAALQIQ, via the coding sequence ATGCCCCTTTTCCACCGAGCCAATATGATCCTCCCGGGCCTTGCCCTGACGAGTACCGTCGCCCTTCTCGCCTATGCCGGCGAGCGCATCGAGATCGGTATTCTCGGCGGCAGATGGATCGAGAGCCTGGTGCTCGCCATTGCGCTCGGTATCGTCGTCTGCACCGTAAAGCCACTGAAACCCACCTTGCGCCCCGGGATCGATTTCAGCGCCAAGATCCTGCTGGAAATCGCCATTGTCCTGCTCGGCGCCTCGATCAGCCTCTCGGCGATCAGCGGCGCCGGTGTCTGGTTGATCGCCGGCATCGCCATCGTCGTCGTGCTGTCGATCGTAGCGACCTATGCGATCGGCCGGCTGCTTGGCCTGCCGCCGAAACTGGCGACGCTGATTGCCTGCGGCAACTCCATCTGCGGCAACTCGGCCATCGTTGCCGTTGCCCCGGTCATCGAGGCCGGCTCTGAAGAGATCGCCGCCGCCCTCGCCTTTACTGCCGTGCTCGGCATCGCCGCCGTCTTCCTGCTGCCGCTTCTCTATTTCCACGCCGGCATGAGCGTGCCGCAATATGGCGTGCTGGCGGGATTGACCGTCTATGCCGTGCCCCAGGTGCTTGCCGCCACCGCACCTGTCAGCATGCTTGCTGTGCAGACCGGCACCCTGGTCAAGCTGGTGCGCGTATTGATGCTCGGGCCCGTCATCTTCCTGCTCGGGATCATCACCAAGACCGAAACGGCGGGGATGGACGGCCGCACGGGCCACCGCCACTCGCTGGTTCCCTGGTTCATCTGCGGCTTTCTGGGACTGATGGCCCTACGCTCTTTCGGCCTGATCCCGGACGCACTGGTCGCGCCGATGGCCCTGACCTCCAACATCCTGACGGTGATTGCGATGGCCGCACTTGGCCTGTCGGTGAACATCCGCTCCGTTGCGCATGCCGGCGGCCGGGTGATTACGGCTGCTACGCTGTCGCTACTGACGCTCGGCGTCGTCAGCTATGGGCTGATTGCCGCCCTGCAAATCCAGTAG